TGTCATACGTGAAGGTGCTTACGGAATGACGGAAACGCACACGATGGATACGTTTACCAATGGATTTCAGGAGAATAACATGGACCTTTTAAGTGAACCTGTTTTTTGCGGATTGCCCATGCCGGGAACTGAATTTAAAATCGTCGATTTTGCCACGCGGGAACTGCTTCCTTTAGGAGAAAAAGGAGAAATTGTGATTCGTACGCCGTCACTGCTCAAGTCGTATTGGAACAAACCGGAAGCGAGTCAACAATCGCTTCAAAACGGGTGGTTTTACACAGGGGACATTGGCGTGCTCGATGAACAAGGATTTCTTCATTTTCTTGGCCGGAAAAAGGAAATGCTGAAAGTGCGCGGCATGAGTGTGTTTCCTTCCGAAATCGAAACCCTGCTGGGACGCCATCCTGCGATTGAGGGGAGCGCCGTGGTAGGACGACCGGACGCAGAAAAAGGAGAAGTGCCTGTTGCATTCATTAAGCTCTGTGAGGGAGCTCTCTTATCAGAAGCGGACCTGGATGCTTGGTGCAGACAAAATATGGCGACGTACAAAGTGCCGGAAATCCGGATTATAAGTGAGTTTCCTTTGACCACGACAGGAAAGGTCAAAAAAGAAGAACTGAAGAAACTGTTCTAAACAGAAGAGGGAATGAGTGCGTGTCGGAAATCGCAAAGGAAGAAGTAGTCACCCGATATCTGGAAAAATGGGCTGACACAGCCGGCGACAGCCCCTTCTTTTTTTACGGTGAGGAAAATCGGCTTTTCACCCCTATAGAGAGTTTAACCGGCTGACGAACCGCATAGCGCATAGTTTGCAGGACTTGGGCATTCAAAAAGGGGACAGAATATCCGTTTTTTTTGCGAAACTCGTTGATCGCCACATTATCATTGTTTGCGATCTGGAAGGCAGGGGCTGTCTATTGCCCGAAAGCGTAACCGTCGTGGTCCACGATCCGCAGCTGACAGACCATGATTTTCAGCCTGAACTGGCGGACAGCAAGCTGGATCAACAATTTGCCGAAGTATCGTTTGAACAGGTAAAGAAGGGTAAATCGGACAATTTGAGCGTGGAGTTAAACTTTGGGGATACAGCCAATATTATTTATACGTCAGGCACCACAGGTCCCTCCAAAGGTGTGGCGCAGCCGTTTCGTTGGATCAATGGCTACACATTTAAGAGAAAGCTGCTGAACAGAGAAGATGTCATTTACAACGACCTTCCGCTTTATCATGTCGGCGGGGCATTTTTTAATATTGCACGGGAAGCTTTTGTAGGGTGCTCGGTTGCCGCATGGGATAAATTCAGCCTGCATCATTTTGGGGACAGAATCCATAAAAGCGGCTCGCCTGTCGCCACACTGCTGGATGTCATGATCCCCTGGCTTTTGAAAGCGGAAAAACCGGACGATCGAAGAAACTCATTAAATAAAGTCCACATGCAGCCGCTCCCCGAATATCACTATCAGGTGGCCAAAAGATTCGGCATTGATTTTGTCACTGTCGGTTTTGGTCAAACGGAATCCGGAGCCGGATTCTCAGGTTTAATCCATGAACTGGATGAAACGGAAGGAACGCCGGATGACCTGTACAAGGGGTATTCCCGACGGGAAATCATGGAGATCGCAAGCAATTATGGCATGCCTGTCCGCGATGGCAAGACCGATTTTAAAAAAGGGTATATGGGAGCGCCATCTTCATTGGTGGAAGCGGCCATCCTAAATGAAAAAGATGAACCTTGCAAAATCGGCGAAGTTGGGCAAATCGCTATATCGCCGGAGGCACTGGGCGGCCGGAAAGCATTTGATTGACGATCTGATAGACCCGCAGGATACGCGCAAATTTGTTTGCCGTGCCCTTGAGTATTCTTGTGCAAACGGGGTGAAAAGCAAGCGATTGCTGTCAAATTGGCCAACCGGTTATTGACCGGAATGTAATTTGTCTCACATACAGCTCGCCGTTCGTTTGTTACTATACTGGTAGTAAACGTACTGGGATTGGAACGACATTTTTAAAGAATAAATAGGCGACTAGGCGACTTTGTTCCTAGATTGAGCGGCCA
The sequence above is a segment of the Effusibacillus dendaii genome. Coding sequences within it:
- a CDS encoding AMP-binding protein — translated: MPESVTVVVHDPQLTDHDFQPELADSKLDQQFAEVSFEQVKKGKSDNLSVELNFGDTANIIYTSGTTGPSKGVAQPFRWINGYTFKRKLLNREDVIYNDLPLYHVGGAFFNIAREAFVGCSVAAWDKFSLHHFGDRIHKSGSPVATLLDVMIPWLLKAEKPDDRRNSLNKVHMQPLPEYHYQVAKRFGIDFVTVGFGQTESGAGFSGLIHELDETEGTPDDLYKGYSRREIMEIASNYGMPVRDGKTDFKKGYMGAPSSLVEAAILNEKDEPCKIGEVGQIAISPEALGGRKAFD